The DNA window CGGTGCTGCAGCAGGCGGGCAACATGTCGAGCGCGACGATCCTCTTCATCCTCCGCGACCTGCTGGCCGACGCGGCCCTCGGCGATGACGCCCGCATCGCCGGGCTCGCGTTCGGGCCGGGGCTGACGGTCGAGTCGCTGCTCGCCGTGAAGCACATGCCGCCTGCGGCATGACTCTCCGCGAACGGGATGTCCGGCTCCGCGAGCTGATGGACGATCCGGACTGCGACCCCGATCGCCTGCGTGCGACGCTGCGCCGCTTCGACACGGTGAACCGGCTGATCTCCGGGTGGGACACCGTCTACCGCCGGCATCTGCGACCGCTGCTGGAGTCGCTCGGCAGACCCGCGCGCGTCCTCGACCTGGGCTGCGGCGGAGGCGACGTCGTCGTCCGCCTCGCGCGGCTCGCCCACGCCGACGGCTTCGACGCCTCGTGGCTCGGCGTCGATCCGGATCCGCGGGCACTCGAGGTCGCGGGCGAGCGCCGCGGTTCCGGCGTCGAGTTCCGGAGCACCGACTCCGCGACCCTCGTCCGCGAGGGCGCACGCTTCGACGTCGTGCTGTCGAACCACGTGCTGCA is part of the Microbacterium lemovicicum genome and encodes:
- a CDS encoding methyltransferase domain-containing protein, whose protein sequence is MTLRERDVRLRELMDDPDCDPDRLRATLRRFDTVNRLISGWDTVYRRHLRPLLESLGRPARVLDLGCGGGDVVVRLARLAHADGFDASWLGVDPDPRALEVAGERRGSGVEFRSTDSATLVREGARFDVVLSNHVLHHLAADELTSFTTDSRALSAGLVLHADIERSRTAYALYAVGITPLAPGTFLRTDGLRSIRRSYRSDELAAALPGWRIERPVPLRVLAVAEGAAAGSRSS